Proteins co-encoded in one endosymbiont 'TC1' of Trimyema compressum genomic window:
- the rsxE gene encoding electron transport complex subunit RsxE: MNKIKNIIANGVYKKNAIFVLLLGMCPSLAVTTSLTNAVGMGVSVIFILAVSNFAISLLRRFIPSTIRIPAFIGIIAAFVTIVEMVMNAYLPELYISLGIYLPLIVVNCIILERAESFASKNPVIYSVIDGIAVGIGFTVALFVISFFRELIGAGTLFGIPVLPETFMPALIMILPPGAFITLGIILAVFAHIKNKRKEKKEA, encoded by the coding sequence ATGAATAAAATTAAAAATATTATTGCCAATGGCGTCTATAAAAAGAATGCAATCTTTGTCCTTCTCTTAGGCATGTGTCCATCACTAGCAGTTACAACATCCTTAACAAACGCTGTTGGAATGGGTGTTTCTGTTATTTTCATTTTAGCTGTTTCAAATTTTGCAATTTCATTATTGAGACGCTTTATTCCTAGCACAATCCGTATTCCCGCTTTTATTGGAATTATTGCAGCATTTGTAACAATAGTGGAAATGGTAATGAATGCTTACTTACCTGAGCTCTACATTAGCTTAGGTATATATTTACCATTGATTGTAGTAAACTGTATTATTCTTGAAAGAGCAGAATCATTTGCAAGTAAAAACCCAGTTATTTATTCAGTAATCGATGGTATTGCTGTAGGGATTGGATTCACAGTTGCGCTCTTTGTAATTTCATTTTTCAGAGAGCTTATAGGTGCAGGTACCTTGTTTGGCATTCCAGTTTTACCAGAAACATTTATGCCAGCTCTTATTATGATTCTTCCTCCAGGAGCCTTTATTACCTTAGGGATAATACTTGCTGTATTTGCTCATATTAAAAATAAAAGAAAAGAAAAAAAGGAGGCCTAA
- a CDS encoding FMN-binding protein: protein MKKSPSVPVLGAILFIICIVIAASVSLVNQITAPIIADSAESSKKTSFEDVFPNATDFKDVTAEFPDRDTRISEIHEVQGLSGTLGYLYIVSTVGYADQVKNLVAIDQETQTIKSITILKHNETPGLGAKAKEPEFKDQFNGLPINQEVTIIKGPGNIETGEVQAITASTITSDAVALGINLVLADYTKNFGN, encoded by the coding sequence ATGAAAAAGTCGCCTAGTGTTCCTGTCTTAGGAGCCATCCTATTTATTATTTGTATAGTAATTGCAGCTTCTGTTTCTTTGGTTAATCAGATTACAGCACCTATTATAGCTGATTCTGCTGAATCCTCTAAGAAAACTTCCTTTGAAGATGTTTTCCCAAATGCAACTGACTTTAAAGATGTTACAGCTGAATTTCCAGATAGGGATACTCGTATTTCAGAAATACATGAAGTCCAAGGTCTAAGCGGCACCTTAGGCTACCTCTATATTGTTTCAACAGTCGGTTATGCTGATCAAGTCAAAAATCTTGTTGCCATTGACCAAGAAACTCAAACCATTAAATCAATAACCATTTTAAAACATAATGAAACTCCTGGTTTAGGTGCAAAAGCTAAAGAACCTGAATTTAAAGATCAGTTTAATGGCTTACCAATAAACCAAGAAGTTACCATTATTAAAGGGCCTGGCAATATTGAAACCGGTGAAGTTCAAGCTATCACTGCTTCTACTATAACCAGTGATGCTGTGGCCTTAGGGATTAATCTAGTTTTAGCTGATTATACCAAAAATTTTGGAAATTAG
- a CDS encoding RnfABCDGE type electron transport complex subunit D codes for METTMKRISLSPFAHNGNTVQKAMIDVIIALLPAVAVSIYFFGVQALILLLVTVVSALLFEWIARKIMKRENSLWDCSTIVTGILLTLTLPVSTPIPIAILGSFLAIVLVKQFFGGLGCNIFNPAIAARGILLISFSVPLTTWVEPGKGLDAIASATPLVQVKEMFKLLSVGDGSGAVSLAHNVDSNPDALWALFIGNTSGSLGETSVVALLIGGIYLAFRKRIHLEIPLLYIGTCFVIAWIIGSMNGLGIVFPILHILSGGLFLGAIFMATDWVTKPLTRKGRIIYAIALGVITMIIRLQGNYPEGVLFSILIMNMFVPLMDRHLRKRIFGKIKIKKKGRAKDEKVA; via the coding sequence ATGGAAACTACTATGAAAAGAATTTCCCTTTCTCCATTTGCTCATAATGGTAATACTGTTCAAAAAGCTATGATAGATGTAATTATTGCTTTATTACCAGCTGTAGCTGTCAGTATTTATTTTTTTGGAGTACAAGCACTAATACTACTTTTAGTAACGGTTGTTTCCGCTCTTCTTTTTGAATGGATTGCTAGAAAAATAATGAAAAGAGAAAATTCACTTTGGGACTGTAGTACTATAGTAACTGGTATTTTACTCACTTTAACTTTACCTGTGAGTACACCTATTCCAATTGCTATTTTAGGCTCTTTCCTAGCCATTGTTCTCGTTAAGCAATTTTTTGGTGGTTTAGGATGTAATATATTCAATCCAGCTATTGCAGCTCGTGGTATTTTACTTATTTCTTTTTCTGTCCCATTAACAACTTGGGTAGAACCAGGTAAAGGTCTTGATGCTATTGCTTCTGCTACACCATTGGTACAAGTTAAAGAAATGTTTAAACTGCTTTCTGTTGGTGATGGTTCCGGTGCCGTATCATTAGCCCATAATGTAGATTCTAATCCAGATGCCCTTTGGGCCTTATTCATCGGTAATACCTCCGGTTCTCTCGGAGAAACCAGTGTAGTTGCTCTCTTAATCGGTGGTATTTATTTAGCATTTAGAAAGAGAATTCACTTAGAAATTCCTCTACTCTATATTGGAACATGTTTCGTAATCGCTTGGATTATTGGTTCCATGAATGGATTAGGAATTGTTTTTCCAATTCTTCACATTTTATCTGGTGGTTTATTCTTAGGAGCAATTTTCATGGCAACAGATTGGGTAACAAAACCATTGACCCGTAAAGGTAGAATTATCTATGCTATTGCATTAGGTGTTATTACCATGATTATTAGACTTCAAGGCAACTACCCTGAAGGTGTTTTATTCTCAATTCTAATTATGAATATGTTTGTTCCATTAATGGATCGACATTTAAGAAAAAGAATATTTGGAAAAATTAAAATAAAGAAAAAAGGAAGAGCTAAAGATGAAAAAGTCGCCTAG
- the rsxC gene encoding electron transport complex subunit RsxC, producing MVKFTFKGGIHIHGANKKKKLTTKAEAPVSEFTAAKLVYLPLGQQLGKPSIPVVTIGDTVKVGQLIAKGDGAFSSNLHASVSGTILKIENHPEPTGNVSPTIIIENDEKNQWISLTETPRGTDLTREAIVEKIAEAGIVGLGGATFPTPVKYTSDKPCDMVLLNGIECEPYNTADCITMKNHPDEIIQGLVYLVKAANAKKGVICIEDNKMDIYKIFDKKTKNLDSIFVALFKEKYPQGAEKQMIYALTKKEVPYGGLPIDIGVIVNNVGTAKAVCDAIEKGKTLTHHYVTVTGDALKTPKSFLIPIGTPFKDLIDACGGGLDNQVLLAGGLMMGKAMYSEMVPVTKGINAIILLKNLPKKTKEMNCVRCSACVDKCPAFLEPTTLATLVKKGKVDELENNGLSACIECGSCSYVCPSAIPLLDYIRQGKIELRRRKK from the coding sequence TTGGTAAAATTTACATTTAAAGGTGGCATTCATATACATGGTGCAAACAAGAAAAAAAAGTTAACAACTAAAGCTGAAGCACCTGTTTCTGAATTTACCGCTGCCAAGCTCGTTTATCTTCCACTTGGACAACAACTTGGAAAACCTTCCATTCCCGTTGTAACAATTGGAGATACTGTAAAAGTCGGACAATTAATTGCAAAAGGAGATGGCGCTTTTTCAAGCAACCTCCATGCTTCTGTCAGTGGTACTATTCTAAAAATAGAAAACCACCCAGAACCAACAGGAAATGTTTCTCCTACAATTATTATTGAAAACGATGAAAAAAACCAATGGATTTCATTAACAGAAACTCCAAGAGGAACTGACTTAACAAGAGAAGCTATTGTTGAAAAAATAGCTGAAGCAGGTATCGTAGGCTTAGGAGGAGCTACTTTCCCTACGCCGGTTAAGTACACATCAGATAAACCTTGCGACATGGTTCTCCTCAATGGTATTGAGTGCGAACCTTATAATACTGCAGACTGTATAACAATGAAAAACCATCCAGATGAAATTATTCAAGGATTAGTCTATTTAGTTAAGGCAGCCAATGCAAAAAAAGGTGTAATTTGTATTGAAGATAATAAAATGGATATTTATAAGATTTTTGATAAAAAAACTAAGAATCTAGATTCAATTTTTGTTGCTCTTTTTAAAGAGAAATATCCTCAAGGAGCAGAAAAACAAATGATTTATGCACTGACTAAAAAGGAAGTTCCTTATGGCGGTTTACCAATTGATATAGGTGTTATTGTTAACAATGTTGGCACAGCAAAAGCTGTCTGTGATGCTATTGAAAAAGGCAAAACCTTAACCCACCATTATGTAACAGTAACTGGGGATGCTTTAAAAACCCCTAAATCATTTCTCATACCCATTGGTACACCATTTAAAGACTTGATTGATGCTTGTGGTGGTGGTTTAGATAACCAAGTCCTTTTAGCAGGTGGATTAATGATGGGTAAAGCCATGTACAGTGAAATGGTTCCTGTAACAAAAGGTATTAATGCAATTATTTTATTAAAGAATTTACCAAAGAAAACCAAGGAAATGAATTGTGTGCGTTGCTCTGCTTGTGTAGATAAATGTCCTGCATTTTTAGAGCCAACAACACTGGCGACCCTCGTAAAAAAAGGAAAAGTAGATGAATTAGAAAACAATGGACTATCTGCCTGTATTGAATGCGGTAGTTGCTCCTATGTCTGTCCATCAGCTATTCCTTTACTAGATTATATTCGACAAGGCAAAATTGAATTAAGAAGGAGGAAGAAATAA